GGACCGCCAATCACGAGGTCCACGAATTCACCACCGCAGGCCCCTATCTCAACGGCGACCAGTTCGCCGTGCACTTCTACTTCGACGTCACCGTCAAGGAGAGCGGCGAGCGCCGCAAGATGCACGAGATCGGGCTCTACACCGTGAAGGACGGCAAGATCGCCGAGGAGCGGTTCTTCTATTGAGCCGACTCCGTCATTCCCGGGCGAAGCGAAGCGCAGACCCGGGAATCTCGTGACGAGAAGGCGCCGGCTGGCGCCCTCTCCGGCCTGAGATGCTCGGGTCAAGCCCGAGCATGACGCGCTGCAGTCTTCAGGCCTTCCCCGTCGCCTGCGCGACCGCCTGCTTGGCCATCACGCCGATGAGATGGGCGCGGTACTCGGCATCGGCGTGGATGTCGCCATTGATGCCCTTGGCGGTGTGCTTGAGGCCGTCGAGCGATTTGCCCGCGAAGCGCGCCTTCAGCGCCGCTTCCGCTTCCGGCCAGCGGAAAACACCGCCCTCGCCTGCCCCGGTGACCGCCACCGCGATCTCGCTGCCGCGCTTGGCGACGAAGACGCCGACCAGCGCATAACGCGAGGCCGGATTGCGGAACTTGGCGTAGCCCGCCTTGGAGGCGACCGGGAACGAGATCCTGACGACGATCTCACCCTCATCCAGCGCCGTCTCGTAGAGGCCGCTGAAGAACTCCTCCGCCGGCAGCTTGCGCTTGTTGGTCACCACCGTCGCGCCCAGCGCCAGCAGCGCCGCCGGATAATCGGCCGCCGGGTCGTTGTTGGCGACTGAGCCGCCGATCGTGCCGCGATGGCGCACATGCGGGTCGCCGATATGGCTGGCGAGATAGGCCAGCGCCGGGATCGCCTCCTGCACATCGGGCGAGGCGGCGACCTCGGCATGGGTCGTCATGGCACCGATCACGAGGTTGCGGCCCTTGCGGGTGATGCCCTTGAGGTCGGCGCAGGAGGAGAGATCGACGAGGGCGCCGGGCGAAGCCAGGCGCTGCTTCATCGTCGGCAGCAAGGTGTGGCCGCCGGCGAGGAGCTTGGCGTCCTCCTTCTTGGCGAGGAGGCTGGCGGCCTGACGCGCGGTCGCCGGGCGGTGATAGGTGAAGGCGTACATCGTCTCGTCCTTTCAGATCACTCGGCAGCCATGCGGCTGAGCGTTTTCTGCGCGGCGCGCCAGACGGCCTGGGGCGTCGCCGGCATGGCGATGTCCTCATGGCCGAGCGCGTCGGTGATGGCGTTGATGACCGCGGGCGGCGCGGCGATGGCGCCGGCCTCGCCGCAGCCCTTGATCCCCAGCGGGTTCGACGGGCACGGCGTCACCGTCATGCCGACCTCGAAGGACGGCAGATCGTCGGCGCGCGGCATGCAGTAGTCCATGAAGCTCGCGGTCACGAGCTGGCCGTCGGCATTGTAGCGGGCGCCTTCGAGCAGCGCCTGGCCGACGCCCTGGGCAATGCCGCCATGGACCTGGCCCTCGACGATCATCGGATTGATGACATTGCCGAAATCATCGACCGCGGCCCAGCGCTCGATCCTGGTGATACCGGTGTCCGGATCGATCTCGAGCTCGCAGATATGGACGCCGGCCGGGAAGGTGAAGTTGGTCGGGTCGTAGAATGCCCCCTCCTTCAGCCCCGGCTCGAGGTCCTGGCCGTTGAACTTGTGCGCGACATAGGCCTGCAGGGCGCAGGAGCCGAAATCGAGCGTCCGGTCGGTGCCCTTGACGGTGAAGTTGCCATCCTTGAAGTCGATATCGGCCTCGTCGGCCTCCAGCACATAGGCTGCGACCTTCTTGCCCTTGGCGATCACCTTGTCGATCGCTTTGAAGATCGCCGACATGCCGACGGCGCCCGAGCGCGAGCCATAGGTGCCCATGCCCATCTGCACCTTGTCGGTGTCGCCATGGATGATCGAGACGTTCTCCAGCGGCACGCCGAGCCGGTCGGAGACAAGTTGGGCGAAGGTGGTCTCATGGCCTTGGCCGTGGCTGTGCGAGCCGGTCAGGACCTCGACCGTGCCGATCGGGTTGACCCGGACCTCGGCCGATTCCCACAGGCCGACGCCGGCACCGAGCGAGCCGACCGCGGCCGAGGGCGCGATGCCGCAGGCCTCGATATAGGCGGAGAAGCCGATGCCGCGCAGCTTGCCGCTGCGGGCGGAATCGCGGCGGCGCTTGGCGAAGCCCTTGTAGTCGATCGTCTCCAGCGCCTTCTTCAGCGAGGCGCTGTAGTTGCCGGTGTCGTACATCATGATCACCGGCGTCTGGTGCGGGAACTTCCTGACGAAATTCTGCGTGCGGAACTTGGCCGGATCCTTGCCGAGCTCGCGTGCTGCGACCTCGACCAGCCGCTCGACCACGAAGGTCGCTTCCGGACGCCCAGCACCGCGATAGGCGTCGACCGGAGCGGTATTGGTGTAGACCGCATCGACCTCGCAATAGATCGCCGGGATGTCGTACTGGCCGGACAGCAGCGGCGCGTAGAGATAGGTCGGCACCGACGACGAGAAGGTCGAGAGATAGGCGCCGAGATTGGCGGTGGTATGCACCCGCATCGCCAGCATCTTGCCCTCGCCGTCCATGGCGAGCTCGGCATGGGTGACGTGGTCGCGGCCATGCGCGTCAGAGAGGAAGGCCTCGGTCCGGTCCGAGGTCCATTTCACGGGACGGCCGACCTTCTTCGCCGCCCAGACACAGACCGTCTCCTCGGCATAGATGAAGATCTTCGAGCCGAAGCCGCCGCCGACATCGGGGGCGATCACGCGCAGCTTGTTCTCCGGCGCGATGCCGATGAAGGCCGAGAGCACCAGCCGCGCCACATGCGGGTTCTGGCTGGTGGTGTAGAGCGTGAAGGCGCCCTCGCCCTGGTCGTAATCGCCGACCGCGGCGCGCGGCTCCATCGGATTCGGCACCAGCCGGTTGTTGACGATGTCGAGCTTGGTGACGTGCTTGGCCGCCTTGAACGCGGCATCCGTCGCGCTTTTGTCGCCGAGATGCCAGTTGAACACCGTATTGTCCGGCGCCTCGGCATGAACCTGCGTCTTCGATTTCGCAGCGCCCGCCGTATCGACCACCGCCGGCAGCACACCGTAGTCGACGACGATCGCCTCGGCCGCGTCGCGCGCCTGCGCCAGCGTCTCGGCGACGACGACCGCAATGTGGTCGCCGACATAGCGGACCTTGCCTTGCGCCAGCGCCGGGTGCGGGCCTGCCCTCATCGGCGAGCCGTCCTTGTTGTGGATCATCCAGCCGCAGATCAGCCCGCCGACCTTGTCGGCAGCGAGATCATCGCCGGTGAAGATCCCCAGCACACCGGGCATCGCCGCAGCGGCTTTCGTATCGATCGTCTTCAGCGTGGCGTGGGCATGCGGCGAGCGCAGGAAATAGGCATGGGCCTGGCCCGGCCGGTTGATGTCGTCGGTATAGCGGCCCTGGCCGGTGATGAAGCGGTGGTCTTCCTTGCGGCGGACGGGAGCGCCGATTCCGGTGGCGGACATGGATTCCTCCTGGCGTGGCGCCTCTTGGCGGGCGCTATCAGCATGTTTCGGGGATCACATCGGAAGAAGGCGGCGCCGGCCTTAGCTGGCACAGCCTGGTGAACACGCTATTCAGCGGCCTGCCGAGCCGGCTTGGCGCCCGTGCCCATCGCCTCGGCGCCGGCGGCGATCGCCTTGACGATGTTGTGGTAGCCGGTGCAGCGGCAGATATTGCCTTCGAGGTCCTCGCGGATCGTCTTC
This genomic interval from Bosea sp. 29B contains the following:
- a CDS encoding nuclear transport factor 2 family protein, translating into MTETAQLAADFVALLKEGKHEDAARSYNADDIASYENMPGPMAECHGKQAVKGKGEWWTANHEVHEFTTAGPYLNGDQFAVHFYFDVTVKESGERRKMHEIGLYTVKDGKIAEERFFY
- a CDS encoding xanthine dehydrogenase family protein subunit M — its product is MYAFTYHRPATARQAASLLAKKEDAKLLAGGHTLLPTMKQRLASPGALVDLSSCADLKGITRKGRNLVIGAMTTHAEVAASPDVQEAIPALAYLASHIGDPHVRHRGTIGGSVANNDPAADYPAALLALGATVVTNKRKLPAEEFFSGLYETALDEGEIVVRISFPVASKAGYAKFRNPASRYALVGVFVAKRGSEIAVAVTGAGEGGVFRWPEAEAALKARFAGKSLDGLKHTAKGINGDIHADAEYRAHLIGVMAKQAVAQATGKA
- a CDS encoding xanthine dehydrogenase family protein molybdopterin-binding subunit → MSATGIGAPVRRKEDHRFITGQGRYTDDINRPGQAHAYFLRSPHAHATLKTIDTKAAAAMPGVLGIFTGDDLAADKVGGLICGWMIHNKDGSPMRAGPHPALAQGKVRYVGDHIAVVVAETLAQARDAAEAIVVDYGVLPAVVDTAGAAKSKTQVHAEAPDNTVFNWHLGDKSATDAAFKAAKHVTKLDIVNNRLVPNPMEPRAAVGDYDQGEGAFTLYTTSQNPHVARLVLSAFIGIAPENKLRVIAPDVGGGFGSKIFIYAEETVCVWAAKKVGRPVKWTSDRTEAFLSDAHGRDHVTHAELAMDGEGKMLAMRVHTTANLGAYLSTFSSSVPTYLYAPLLSGQYDIPAIYCEVDAVYTNTAPVDAYRGAGRPEATFVVERLVEVAARELGKDPAKFRTQNFVRKFPHQTPVIMMYDTGNYSASLKKALETIDYKGFAKRRRDSARSGKLRGIGFSAYIEACGIAPSAAVGSLGAGVGLWESAEVRVNPIGTVEVLTGSHSHGQGHETTFAQLVSDRLGVPLENVSIIHGDTDKVQMGMGTYGSRSGAVGMSAIFKAIDKVIAKGKKVAAYVLEADEADIDFKDGNFTVKGTDRTLDFGSCALQAYVAHKFNGQDLEPGLKEGAFYDPTNFTFPAGVHICELEIDPDTGITRIERWAAVDDFGNVINPMIVEGQVHGGIAQGVGQALLEGARYNADGQLVTASFMDYCMPRADDLPSFEVGMTVTPCPSNPLGIKGCGEAGAIAAPPAVINAITDALGHEDIAMPATPQAVWRAAQKTLSRMAAE